GGCAATGTTAGTGTGCTGCAAGCAAAACAGATGCCTCATCTTAGCTAAAATTTGCTTCCACTTGATTATCAGCTTACCTGAGCGTTGGCTTGTGTGCAATCTCCGGCTCCTTATCCGGTTCCTCAACCAGTtcctcctcatcatcatcgtcatcggcaTCACTGTACACATTGGCGGCGGGCGGCATAAATTTGGGTCGCTTCAGTTCAAAGCCGCGAGCTTTGTTGCTAAAAATACGAAATTGATGTTAAACATAATATGAATATTGCTTTAACCGGACTCTGACTTACATTTTGATTGGCGTTATGGGCATGGGCCGAATGGGCTTGAACAGACACAGGTCCATGAGTAAGCTATCAGTGCTGGGATTGCGTTTGCGTGCCGACGCCGACCGATGAAGTTCTGTCGGCGCCACAGTAAATTGTCGCAGGAATGCAGCTGTGGGCTCAACATATGGCTGGCTAACTGCAAACTGTCGACTCCCGGTAGCTAAATTTGAACCAATGCCAGAGCTAGAGCCCATGATGCCACCGGCGCCAGTTAGCTTGCGTTTAAGGCTCTGGCTATTGTCCAGCGGCTGGATTTGTTGTCCAATCGCTGGCGTTGCTGCTGACATGACCAGAGTTTTTTGCACAGTATTCTTGATGAATTCGGTGCCGCGATGCAGGCGCACGGAGAGCGTTTTCATGATTGCACACGCCGCAGTGCTGGCTATGCTGCTGGCAGTTGTCGGACGTGCCGCAATCGCCACCGATCCCACTGCATTTGCTGTGCTGGGTGTGCTCGGGCCTCCGCCGCTGACATTGttaacattattattgttgttgctgttgttattgttattggtgTTTATTTTACGTGTCGCGCTGGAGTCGTAGGTATAGGGCGCTGCTTGCCCCGCTGCCGCCAGCAACATTATTATTGCTGGTGGTAAATGCAGCTGACTACTGCTCCTACAGTTCCAGCTTTTGCTCCCACTTCCACTCGCACTCCTCCTCCTAtccctttttgttgtttttgctccGTCAGCTGCTGCTCGGTTAGCAACTTTAACATGCCCGGCGTTTTATCTCGCTTTGTCTCCCGCACAACTTAAATGctaattatttatgcaattgctcaaacatttttgtttgttgctgcaaatgattattattattattttgcacttgtatgttttgtgtttttgcttcgtgctgctgctgcttcttcttcacctcttaaattttttccaattgCGGCTTGCACGCTGTTTCGTACAACTACACTACTACAAACTTATTCAACATACTCCTACTACTGCTTTGCCTTCCATTgtgtgtggctgtggctgATTTTTGGGCCTTCGCGTATCGTTTACCGGTTTAATACACTGTCCATTTCTTTCACAAATGATTCCCACATGggcttttattgtttattttgctgcTACACCATCGTTTGAAGCTTCTGTTCAGCTTAtagcatttgttttgttgcggTTTTTGACAAAAAAGCACACAATTTTACGTTTTGCTATGTTTTACACCTTACTACTGCTTGTTCATTCATCAGCAGCTGTAGTTAATGCCTGTATTCACCACACTGAGCAGTGGCTGTAAAGCTCAACAGTTGTGGAGCGGTTCTTCCTGACTGACAcagttgccaacttagctattttattgctatttctggctattttcaaattaagttCGATGGAAAAGTGTGAAAATAGCTATTAGCgggaaatctggctattttaaatgtattt
The genomic region above belongs to Drosophila innubila isolate TH190305 chromosome 3R unlocalized genomic scaffold, UK_Dinn_1.0 2_E_3R, whole genome shotgun sequence and contains:
- the LOC117791837 gene encoding uncharacterized protein DDB_G0280205; the encoded protein is MLLAAAGQAAPYTYDSSATRKINTNNNNNSNNNNNVNNVSGGGPSTPSTANAVGSVAIAARPTTASSIASTAACAIMKTLSVRLHRGTEFIKNTVQKTLVMSAATPAIGQQIQPLDNSQSLKRKLTGAGGIMGSSSGIGSNLATGSRQFAVSQPYVEPTAAFLRQFTVAPTELHRSASARKRNPSTDSLLMDLCLFKPIRPMPITPIKINKARGFELKRPKFMPPAANVYSDADDDDDEEELVEEPDKEPEIAHKPTLSTLTLPQHVTASAFVPYEADNSSGSTQAHAPAHKDTKETSNTHTSDSGAAAATATGTAKPKAAAATKRRRRAPLLTVKRRRKTSAAKDAAPPIAPAPVPATKSTPQTTVVAPKRKRRNAAGSATEPTAGNSTTISPMRHSPPMTRQRARLQISASSN